CCTGTGACACAATCTTTGCAAACGCCGTTAACTTATCCACCGTTACATCACACTTCACTTTAACGGTAATTTTCCAGGTTTTAACGGACCCCACTTTGATCTTCACTGGCACCTTCATGCCGACCTTGAACGGCACCGTTTTCTTCTTTTGCTCATCCGCTAAGGCCTTTCGCGCAGAACTTGTGAGTACGATGCCGGAGTCGCGCAACACCGTCACGAAAACAGTTACATTCTTGGACGGTTGATAAAACACCGGCAAAGCACCGGTACTCAACCGATCTTCGTTGTAGTATACATTGACGGAGCTTCCATCGAGGTAGTACACACCGATCTTTTTGTTAGGGTTTTCAGCTCGTACAGTGACGTCAAATTCCGGAGAAATCGGCGACGTCGATGACGTCAGATTGAAGCCTCTGATGGCCACCTTGTCAATAGAGTAATCCAGCACTTTAGGACGAAACACGAGGTAAAGTACGGCGGCTGCGATGCCGGCGATGGCGATTACGGTGGCAAGCACAGCTAGGAGAGCGCATAGGCAGCAACAACACCTGCCCCGGCGAGGCTTGCGGCGGGAGAGCTGCTCTAAGCGTCGAGCGTTCTCCGGCGGAGGGAGTCGGAAGACTTGATCCTTGGGGATCTGGACGACGTAAGTTCCAGGAGGCGGGGTAGGCTTAGCGGACGGGTGCTGATAGCGTTGGTGGATCGAGAATTCTCCTGAGGAGTCAGGCGTAATCGTCTCCGTGTCTGTGGTCGGAGGCGAGTAGCGGGGGTGGACTCGGTCGGCCATTGAACAGCTCAAGTAGTGAGAGTGTATAGCAATCAATCAGTGTGTTCGCAATCGGCTTTGCCCTGACAAATTAACacagaagagaaggagaagtgAAGCGGGTGAGCTCGCATATATATTACATGGGTGAAAAACCGTGTGTGGGGGAAGATAAAATATGGAATGTCGCGTGATTGGAAAACAAATCAACTTATATTCTGCCACGTATGACCAAAGCTGTATACAGTAATACAGACGTGTGGGTCCCAATGAAAAACCACCGTTTAAATTATGAAACAGTGATTTTGCTTTACCGAAAAATAAGCGAAAGCTGTG
This genomic stretch from Tripterygium wilfordii isolate XIE 37 chromosome 22, ASM1340144v1, whole genome shotgun sequence harbors:
- the LOC119991741 gene encoding NDR1/HIN1-like protein 13, giving the protein MADRVHPRYSPPTTDTETITPDSSGEFSIHQRYQHPSAKPTPPPGTYVVQIPKDQVFRLPPPENARRLEQLSRRKPRRGRCCCCLCALLAVLATVIAIAGIAAAVLYLVFRPKVLDYSIDKVAIRGFNLTSSTSPISPEFDVTVRAENPNKKIGVYYLDGSSVNVYYNEDRLSTGALPVFYQPSKNVTVFVTVLRDSGIVLTSSARKALADEQKKKTVPFKVGMKVPVKIKVGSVKTWKITVKVKCDVTVDKLTAFAKIVSQDCDYSVKLW